The Microterricola viridarii nucleotide sequence GCGCCGTGACCGTGCACCGGAGCATCGCTGCCCCCTGATTACTCGCGATGCTAGCGCAGACGACACGCCGCGCCCCGCACGCCCCGCCGCGCCCCGCAGGCCGTTCTTAGACGAGCCAGAGCACCCCGACGGCCAGTGCGAAGACGGCGAGCACGCCGTTGATCGGCAGCGAGGAGAACTCCCGGCGGCGCACGTGCACGACGGCGGCCACGATCTGCACGAGGACGAGTGCGAAGGCGGCGACGACCGTGAGCCACGGCAGGATCCCGGTTGCCTGCGGCAGGACGAGGCCCAGGCCGCCGAGGACCTCGAGCACGCCGATGGTCTTCACCTGGCTCGGCTTGAAGCTGTTCACCCACGGCATCTTCGTGCCGATCGTCTCGTAGGGCGTCGTGGCCTTCATGAACCCGGCCAGCAGGTAGAGGGCGGCGAGGACGCCGGTGGCGATCCAGAGTGCGATGGTCATGTGTTCTCCCAGAGTCGGTGGATGCGGGCATCCGATGGTTACGATTAGTGAGTAACGCACGGACAGTCAGTCATCATTCCGCACTGGGGCCCTGCACTTCTCGGTGCGTCACGCACCTGAAGGTAAGTAATGGAGGCGTTCGACATGGCTGAGACAGGCATCGATGGGACCCTGGAGGACCGGGGGCCGTGCAGCGCCGGCCATTCGGGCAGCGGCCTGATCAAGGACGTGCTGGCCCGCATCGGCGACAAGTGGAGCCTGCTCGTCATCGGCATGCTCGACGCCGGCCCGCAGCGCTTCACCGCGCTTCACCGCAACGTGACCGGCATCTCGCACCGCATGCTCACCCACACCCTGCGCCAGCTACAGCGCGACGGGCTCGTCTCGCGCACCAGCTACCCCGAGATTCCGCCGCGCGTCGAGTACGAGGTCACGCCGCTCGGGCGCACCCTGATCGAGCCGGTGCTCGGCCTCGTGCGCTGGGCGGATGCCCACCACGACGAGATCCAGCAGAGCAGGGCGGCGTACGACGCGGAGCTCTGAGAGCTCGCCCCGCGCCGGGCGAATTATTCCTTGCCCTTCGCCAGCATCGTGGGGGTAGCCTGAAGCAAAGAATGACTCGGTGGGGTGTTGTTCCCCCGGGCCTGGCAACTGCAGCACGCGGAGGTCGACATGTCACCCAAGCCCACCGGACGATTCGCCCACCGCGATGACGGCCTCTACCTGCTGCTGGACCGGCTCTTCGCCGCACCGATCGCGGACGTCTGGTTCAGCCTGACGAATCCGCACGAGATGGAGAAGTGGATCGGCACCTACACCGGGCAGCCGTACACGGGCGGGGTCAAGTTCCGCATGACCAGCGAGCCGGAGGCCGAGTGGGAGTACGTGAGCATCCTGGAGTGCCACGCCCCGCACAGCTTCCTGGCCGAGTCGCGGGAGGGGCCGGACAAGATGCGCGTGTTCTGCCACCTCACCGAGGCCGGCGGCCTGACCACGCTGACCCTCGGCCAGCGCCTGCACAACCCCACTGAGGCCGCGACCATGGGCCCCGGCTGGGACTACTACCTCGACCGGCTGATCGCCGCCCGTGCGGGCAAGACGCTGCCGGAGTGGGAGCACTACTACCCCGCGCACGCCAGCTATTACAAGGAGCTGGTGGTTCCCGGCAAGAGCGCGTAGGCGCGTCAACGCGGCATCCGCTCCCCCGGCAGGACATACTGTTGGCAACGAGTCGGTCGCCACGAGGCTGCCACAACGAGGGGGCCACCCATGCCACGCGGAACGATCGTGCACCGCGCACGCGCAGAGCAGCACAACCCGAAGCCGAGCATGTTCCACGAGCACCCGCTGCGCTGGGGCTTCACGGTGACGATCGGCGTGCTCATCGCGCTGGTGCTCGCGCTCACGCTGTTCAACCTCAGCTCGGTGCTGATCTCGGTTTTCGCCGCGCTGTTCATCGCCCTCGGGCTCGACCCACTGCTGCGTTGGTTCCAGAAGCTCGGGCTGCCGCGGGGCTGGGCGATCGTCACCGTGATCGCGCTCATCGTCGGGCTGATCGCCACGATCCTGCTCATCGTGATCCCGTTCCTGGTCGGTCAGATCCAGGAATTCGTGCGCACAGTGCCCGCGCAGTTCGCTGCGCTGGAGTCGAGCGGCTGGTTCGCCCAGCTCGACGAACGCACCGGCGGCGTCATCGGCAACATCACCGACTGGGCCCAGAAGACGATCTCCGACCCGAAGTTCTGGGCGACGATCGGCGGCGGGGCGCTGCAGGTGGGCGTCGCCGTGACGGATGCCGTGAGCAGCGCCTTCTTCGTCGCGGTGCTCACCATCTGGTTCGTGGCGGGCCTCGACACCATGAAGATCGCCGCCTACTCGCTCGTCGCGGCATCCCACCGTGAGGTGTTCAGCGGGTACGCCAACAGGATCTTGGACTCGGTCGGACGCTACCTGAGCGGCATGGTCGTGCTGGCGTTCATCAACTCGGTGTTCAGCGTGATCGTGCTCAGCCTGGTCGGCGTGAGCTTCGCGTTCATCGTCGGCGTCATCGTGTTCTTCATCACGCTGATCCCGCTCATCGGTACGGTCATCACGACGGCGTTCATGACGGTCATCGCGCTCTTCGTCTCGCCGACGGCGGCACTGATCACCCTGATCTCGATGCTGATCTACATGCAGGTGGAGGCGTACATCCTCACCCCGCGCGTGATGAGCAAGGCGGTGCAGGTGCCCGGCTCGATCGTGCTGATCTCGGCCCTCGCCGGCGGCACGCTGGCCGGCCTCGGCGGCGCGCTCGTGGCGATCCCGATCTCGGCCGGCATCATCCTGCTGATCCGCGAGGTGCTGATCCCGGCGAAGGCCCGCAGCTAGGGGATCCCGCGGCTCCCCTCCCCACGTCGACTCCCCTCCCCACGTCGGCTGAGGGAGCGAGGAACGAGCGACCGAAGCCCCGGAGCCAACCCGAACCGCTGGTCGAGTAGCGAGGAACGAGCGTATCGAGACCCCGCACGAGAGACGGTCTCCCGCCGGAAACCGGGTCTCGATACGGCCCTAGCGGGCCTACTCGACCACCGGGAGATCTGCACGTCGGCTCGAGGGCGCCGGTCTCGCGCGGTTGGCTTCGGTCGCTGGCGCTCCCTCGAGCCAACGGGACTGGGTCGACCCGCGCCGCCCCTCCGCTCCCCACGTCGGCTGGAGGGCGCCGCGCCGCGACGAAGGAGCAGCGCAGCGCCCGAAGCCCCGAGCGGATCCACGGACACCGCAGCCTGCGGCATCCGCGCGATCAGGCGACCGGCGCGCGCTGCCCGCGCACGGCCGGGGCGAGGCGCGCGGGGTCGAGGTTGATGCGGCGCAGCAGCTGGGCGTTCAGCGCGACGACGATCGTCGAGAGCGACATCAGCACGGCTCCTGCCGCGGGCGAGAGCACGAAGCCGACCCCGGCCAGCACTCCGGCGGCCAGCGGCACCGAGATGACGTTGTAGCCGGCCGCCCAGACCAGGTTCTGGATCATCTTGCGGTAGCTCGCGTGCGAGAGCTCGATGATCGAGAGCACGGCCCGCGGGTCGTTGGCGGCCAGCACGACGCCGGCCGACTCGACGGCCACGTCGGTTCCGGCTCCGATCGCGATGCCGACGTCGGCGCGGGCCAGCGCGGGGGCGTCGTTCACGCCGTCGCCGACCATCGCCACCGTGAGTCCGCGCGCCTGCAGCTCGGCCACCTGCGCGGCCTTGTCGCCGGGCAGCACCTCGGCGAACACCTCGTCGATGTCGAGGTCGGCGCCGACCGCATCCGCCACCTGCTTGGCGTCACCCGTGATCATGGCGACCCGGATGCCGCGCGCGTGCAGTGCCGCGATGGCCGCGCGCGACTCGGCGCGCACCTCGTCCTGCAGGGCGAAGGCGCCCAGCACAGCGGCCGCGGGCACGGCTGCCGCGGGCACGGCTGCCGCGGGCACGGCTGCCGCGGCGGAGCCGGCGCGCACCAGGTACAGCACGGAGGCGCCGCGGGCCTTCCACCCGTCGACCTCCTGCTGCATTTCGGCCGGCACCTCGAGGTTCTCGTCCGCGAGCAGGCGCGGGCCGCCGACCGCGTACTCGGCGCCGTCGACGACGGCGCGCACGCCGATGCCGGTGAGGGAACGGAAGTCGGCGACGTGGCCGAAGCGCGCCTCGTCCTCTGGCGCGGCGGCATCCGCACGCTGGGCGGCCTCGGCGAGCGCGGCGGCCACGATGGCGCGGGCCACCGGGTGCTCGCTCGACTGCTCGGTCGCGGCGGCCAGGCGCAGCACCTCGCCGCGCTGCTGACCGCCGGCGACGGCGACATCCGTCACCGCGTGCTCGCCCTTGGTGAGGGTGCCGGTCTTGTCGAACAGCACGACCTCGACGTGGCGCATGCGCTCGAGGGCGAGGCGGTTCTTCACGAGCACGCCGGCGCGGGCCGCGCGCTCGGTCGAGATCGCGATGACCAGCGGGATCGCCAGGCCGAGGGCGTGCGGGCAGGCGATCACGAGCACCGTGACGGTGCGGGTGATGGCGTCGTCGACGCTGCCGAGCAGCATCCAGGCGATGAAGGTGAGGACGCCGGCCCCGGCGGCGAAGTAGAACAGCAGCGCCGCGGCGCGGTCGGCGAGCGCCTGGGCGCGCGAGCTGGAGGCCTGGGCCTCGGCGACGAGGCGCTGGATGCCGGCGAGCGCGGTCTGGTCGCCGACGGCGGTCACCCGCACCCGGATGGCGCTGTCGGTGGCGACGGTGCCGGCCACGACCGTGTCGCCGACGGCGCGCGGCACGGCGGCGGACTCCCCCGTGATCATCGACTCGTCGAGTTCGGCGGCGCCGTCGACGATCACGCCGTCGGCCGGGACGCGGGCACCGGAGCGCACGAGCACGACGTCGCCGGCGGCGAGCTCGCCGATGGCCACCTCGGTGATGTCGTTGCTGGTGGCGGCGCCGTTGACTCTCTCGGCGGTGTCCGGCAGCAGGGCCGCGAGGGCGTCGAGGGCCCCGGATGCCGCGCCGAGTGCCCGCATCTCGATCCAGTGGCCGAGCAGCATGATGACGATGAGGAGCGCGAGCTCCCACCAGAAGTCGAGGTCGAGCCCCCAGCCGAGGCTCGTCGCCCAGGAGGCGATGAAGGCGACCGAGATCGCCATCGAGATGAGCGTCATCATGCCGGGCTGGCGGCTCTTGAGCTCGCGCACCGCGCCCTGCAGGAAGGGCAGGCCGCCGTAGAAGAAGATGACGGTGCCGAGCACCGGGGCGATCCAGGTGGATCCGGGGAACTCGGGCAGGTGGTAGCCGAGCAGGTGCGCGACCATCGGGCTGAAGATCACGACGGGGATGGAGAGCACCAGGCTCCACCAGAACTTGTCGCGGAACATCGCGACGCTGTGCCCGGCGTGCTCGCCATGCGAGTGCACGGCGTGGTCGTCCATGTCGTGGCCGGCGTGGCCGCTCATGTCGTGGCCGGCGTGCTCGTGGGCGGCCATGTCGTGGGCACCGTGCTCGTGCGAGCCCGGGTAGTGGCCGGTCATCTCGTGGCTGGCATGGCTCGTGTGCGCGTCATCCGCCCCGTGTCGTGTCTCGTTCTGCATGGCGCATTCCCTCCGTCAGACGATTCAACCATATACCCCCTAGGGGTATTCCGGGCTGGTTGGGCGGCGCGGTGGGCCGGAACGGTCGCAGAGCGGATGCCGCTCAGCCGCGTCGCGGTCCGAGCGCACGGGCCCGGTTCAGCAGCAGGGCGCGGTCTCGCTCGTTGCCGGCGAGCGCCGCCGCGCGCTCGTACTCCTCCCGAGCTTCCTCCCGCCGACCCAGTTTCTGCAAGAGGTCGGCGCGCACGCTCGGCAGCAGGTGGTAGCCGGCGAGCCGGCCCTCGGCGACGAGCGCGTCCACCAGCACGAGCCCGACGGCCGGCCCGCGCGCCATCGCGAGCGCGACCGCGCGGTTGAGGTCGACGACGGGCGAGGGCACCCGCCGGGCCAGCCGCGCATAGATGTCGGCGATCTGCGCCCAGTCGGTGGCATCCGCCGTCAGCGCGCGGGCATGGCAGGCGGCGATCTCGGCCTGCAGCTGGTAGCCCCCGGGCTCGGTCCCGCGGGCGGCCGCGCAGCGCTCCGCCCGCTCGAGGGCGGCGAGGCCGCGCCGGATCAGCAGCTGGTTCCAGCGGCCGCGGTCCTGTTCGAGCAGCAGGATCGGCTCGCCCTCCCGCGTGGTGCGCGCGCCCAGCCGCGAGGACTGGATCTCCATCAGGGCGACGAGCCCGTGCACCTCGGGCTCCCGCGGCAGCAGCTCGGCGAGCACGCGGCCGAGCCGCAGAGCCTCCCGGCAGAGCTCCGGCCGCATCCAGTCGTCGCCGGAGCTGGCCGAGTAGCCCTCGTTGTAGATCAGGTAGACCACGGCGAGCACCGAGTCGAGCCGGGCGGCGAACTCGGCCCGCTCCGGCACCTCGAACGGCACCCCGGCGGCGGTCAGCGCCTTCTTGGCGCGCACGATGCGCTGCTGAATGGTCGCGGTCGGCACGACGAAGGCCCGGGCGATCTGCTCGGCCGTGAGCCCGCCGAGCAGGCGCAGGGTGAGCGCGACCCGGGCGTCGCGGCCGAGCACCGGGTGGCAGGCGATGAAGATCAGCCGCAGCAGCTCGTCGTCGATCGGCTGCAGCACGGCGAGGTCCGGTCGGGTCTGCACCGACAGCGGGGCCCCGGCCAGCGCGCTCGCGGCGGCGGCGGCCGGCGCGGTTCCGGATGCCGCGGCGGCCGCCTCGGCCGCGGCATCCGCGACCCGCAGCTCCTCGGCGAGCGCCGCGGCCCGGTGCTCGAACGCGGCCTGCCGGCGCCACTGGTCGATCGCCCGGCGCTTGGCGACGGTGGTGAGCCAGGCCCCCGGGTTGCGTGGGACGCCGGAGCGCGGCCACTGCTCGAGCGCGTCGACGAGGGCGTCCTGGGCCAGTTCCTCGGCCTGGCCGACGTCACCGGCAAAGCGCACCAGCGTGGCGATCAGGCGGCCGGACTCGATCCGCCACACGGCCTCGACGGCGCGGCGCGCGGATGCCGCGGCCTGCGCAGCGTCCGGCGCGTCCGCGGCGGCGCCCGTCATCCGGCACCCCTGCTGCTGTGCACGCGCATGCCGCCGTGCGCCAGTTCGCAGGCCTCCGCGCCACATGGTGTGGCGCGGAGCACCACGAACTGGCGCAGGGCGGCGGCGTGGCTCACGCGGTGCGCGACGTGCCCATCTCCTCGCGCCAGGCCTTCTCCTTCTGCACGTACTCGTTGCTCTGGTCGAAGTCGGCGAGCTCGAACACCTGGCGCACCTCCACCTGGCCCTCCGGCAGCGGGATGCGCTTGGCCCACTCGATCGCCTCCTCCTTGGAGGCGACGTCGATGATCCAGAAGCCGGCCAGCAGCTCCTTCGACTCGGTGAACGGGCCGTCGACCACGGTGCGGTCGTCGCCGTCATAGGTCAGGCGCACGCCCTCCGACGTCGGGTGCAGGCCCTCGCCGGCCAGGATCACGCCGGCCTTGAGGAGCTCCTCGTTGTACGCGCCCATCCGGTTGAGCGCCTCCTCCTCCGGGCCGTTGGTGACGGAGTTGGACTCGTCGGACTGCAGCAGCATCATGAACTTCATGGTCATACCCTCTCGATCGGTGTGAGGCAGAACCGCCTCACACCCAGACGTCGAACGGGCGGGGCCCGGATCGACACGGCATCCGAAATTCTCCGAAAAGTTTTCGGTTGGCTCCACAGTACGAGCCCGGATGCCGCCGCGACAGTGCCCCGGCTACTCCCCGCGCCGCTCTGCACCCGCCTCGGCGGGTGCAGCGGCCTCCGCGGCGGCCTTGATCGAGGCGAGCCGCTCATCCCAGCCGCTGGCCACCCGCTCGAGCCGCCGTGCGGCCTCGCCGAGCGCGGCGCCGACGGCCCGGTAGCGCAGCTCGCGGCCGTGCCGCTCGGCCTCGACCAGGCCGGCTCCGCGCAGCACCTCGAGCTGCTTGGCGAGGGCCTGCCTGCTGATCGGGAACTCCGTGCTCAGTGCCGACGCTGAGGCCGGCTCCGCGCCCAGTCGCACCAGGATCTGCCATCGGGTGTCGTCGCCGAGGGCGGCGAAGACGGCGGTCAGCGGGGCCGGCCGGGCCCCAGACGGCGCAGCACTCATACCGCGGCCGCTTCGAGGTGGGCCTTGGCCGCGTCGAGCTCGACCTCCCAGCCCTCCGTGTTGTTCTCGAGGGCGGCGCGGCGCTTGGCCGCGTCGACGGGGAGCGCGGCGAACCCGGTCTCCAGCACGCGCAGGGTGACGCCGCCCGGCCGCTCGCTGATCCAGAACTCGACGAGGGTCGTCGCCTCCGTGGCATCCGAGCCCGAGCGGTCGACGCCCTCGAGGTTGAACCATCGGAAGGCGGCGTAGCGCGGGGGCTCGAGGGCGACGGTGCGCAGCGGGAACTCGCCGTACGTCGGGTCAATCACCACGACGTAGCCGTCCTCCTGGCGGATCTCGTGCTCGACGACGGTGCCGGTGTTGATGTACCAGCCCGGCTCCGCGATCAGCGCCCAGACCCTCTCGGCACTGGCGTCAATCTCGATGCTGCGCTCGATGCTGTCCAGCTCGTCGCGCTCCACTGTCTCGGTCATGGTGAATCCCTTCCTCGACCTGCAACCACATAATTGCACGACGAAACGCGTCCTGCAACCGTTTGTTTGCACGTCTGTGTGCGGCGGCATCCGTCGGGCCGGCGCGCTGCCGCTGCCACCGCCACCGCCGCTAGGCTCTGGCCATGAGCGCGCAGGAGGATCTGTTCGACGGCCCGGCCGTGCCAATGCCGGAGCCCGGTGGCGGCAGCTTCGGCTGGGCGATCTTTAGCGCGGAGGCGGATGCCGCACCCGTCGCCGTCCCGGCCCCGGTTCGCCACGTCGAGGGCTACACCCCCTTCCTCGCCTTCGCGCGGGAACACGGGGTCAGCCCCGCCGGTCTCGCCGGCGACCCGCTCGCCCTGCTGCGCTTCGCCCAGAGGCACAGCGCCGCGCTGAACGAGGACCCGCGGCTGCGCGCGGCGGCGACGGTCTTCCTCGGCAACACCATCGCCGCACTGCGGACAGATGCGAACTGGCGCGCGATCGGGGTGGGGCGGCCGGGCGAGGTCGGTGCCGGGCGGATGAGCTTTGACGTCGGGAGCATTCTCGATGCGATCACCGCGATACCGCCGAACAGCGCCGGCACGGTCGCGGGCTCCGACACACCGCCGCCAGAGGGCGCCGCCGCGATGCTCGCTGAGTGGGCCGCCGCAGAACAGGACGACGCACGCGACGCCGCCGCGCAGGAGCGCCGGCTTGAGCGACTGCGCGCCTGGTCGGCGCCGCAGCCCGCGCCATCCGGGGCTCCGCGCTACACCCGGCCGATCCTGCCCGCAACCGACTACTCCGATACCGCTGGGCAGCCGATCCCCTATGGCAACCGCTGGGGCGCGGACGGCCCGGACCCCGACAGCTACAGCCGGGTCAGCCACCCCGAGCGCTTCGCCGGGCTGCACACCGTCACGAACGCCCTGATCGACTATCTCCAGCAGGCCTACGCGGTGAGCGTGCGGCGCGAGAGCGCGGTGCCCGACGCCCCCGGCGGCGGCTTCGACCCGCCGCTGCTGCACGCGCAGGACGACGTGGTCGAGGTCGTGCGGGTCGTCCCGGAGAGCCCGGATGCCGCGCCGCTCAGCTTCGCGTTCACCGCGTTCCCCGGCGTCTTCGTCGAGGCCGGCGTGCTGCACACCTTCCCGCACCCGATCTGCGGCTGCGACGCCTGCGACGACACCGTCGAGGCGCAGGCCGAGGAGCTCGAGGAGCTCGTGCTGGCGGTGGTGAACGGCGCCTACGCGGAGGAGCTGGGCTCCGGGCCGGGCGCCGAGGTGAGCCACAGCCTCGTGTTCTTCGACGAGGACGGGGCACAGACCGGCTCCCGCAGCGGCAGCGGGGGCGCCCCGACGACGGTGTCGGCCGAGCGGCTGGCTGCGGCATCCGCCACCCTGGCCGCACTGCCCCACGGCTGGCGGGCCTGGCCGCGGCGCGGCTGAACCCTCCTACGCCAGTTCAGCACGGAGTGCGCCAGCTCAGCTGGCGCACTCCGTGCTGAACTGGCGTGGGTGGCCGGCACGCGACGGCCGCGACGAGCCGCGCGGACCGCGGCGGCCGCCTAGGCGGCCGGCTCCGCGCGCTCCAGCCCGGCGGGCACCGGCTGGCTGTGGTGCGGCTCGTCGCCGAGTGACGCCTGCAACTGCCACAACTGCACGGTCAGCTCGTCGATCACGTGCGCGTACTCGGCCGAGTGGTAGACGTTCACCAGCTCCTCGGGATCGAGCTGCATGTCGTAGAGCTCCCACTCCGGCGGGTAGACGTGCTCGGAGCTGCCGGGCAGCCCCATTCCGTCGTTGTAGAAGTAGATCAGCTTGTACCGCTCGGTGCGGATGCCGTAGTGCGCCAGCGCGTGGTGGTGCTGGTCGTCGTTCTCGTAGTACCGGTAGTACACGCCGTCCCGGGTGGGCGCGTCCGGCGAGTGCGTCAGCTGCGGCCAGAAGCTCACCCCCTGCATTCGCTCGGCCGGCTCCACTCCGGCCGCCTCCAGGATCGTCTGGGCGAAGTCGACGTTCGTCACCATCTGCTCCAGCGGCTCGCCCGGCTCGATCGCGTTCGGGTAGCTCAGCACCAGCGGCATCAGGATCGACTCCTCGTACATGAACCGCTTGTCGAACCAGCCGTGGTCGCCGAGGAAGAAGCCCTGGTCCGAGGTGTACATCAGCAGGGTGTCGTCGAAGTCGCCGCGCTCCCGCAGCCAGTCGGTGACCCGGCCGACGTTGTCGTCGACCGAGGCCACGCAGGCCAGGTAGTCCTCCATATAGCGCTGGTACTTCCACAGCCCCAGCTCCTCCGGGGTGAGCCCCTCCGGCGGCGCGACCTTGAGGTCTTTCATGGTCAGGTATTCGGCGACCCGCATCGTCGCGTGCTTGGCGGCGCTGGAACGGCCGGCGTAGTCGTCGTCGAACGTGGCCGGCACCGGGATCCGCTGGCCGGCGTACATGCCCTGGTGCTTCTCGTCCGGCTCCCAGGAGCGGTGCGGCGCCTTGTGGTGGATGAGCAGGCACCACGGCTCCTCCCCCTCTAGGGAGTTGACCCAGTCCATCGACAGGTCGGTGATGATGTCCGTGGCGTAGCCCGGCTCGATCCGGATGCCGTCGGCGCTGAGGATCTGCGGATTGAAGTACTCGCCCTGCTCGCGCAGCACCGCCCAGTAGTCGAAGTCCTGCGGGTCGTGCCCCTCGCCCTCGCCCATGTGCCACTTGCCGACGATGCCCGTGCGGTAGCCCTGCGCCTTCAGCAGCGACACGAACGTCGTCTGCGAGGCGTCGATCGGGGTGTCCAGCGTCGTCACACCGTTGACGTGACTGTGCGTGCCGGTCAGGATCGACGCCCGGCTCGGCGTGCACAACGCGTTGGTGCAGTAGCAGTGGTCGATGCGACGCCCCAACGCGGCGATCTCATCGATGCGCGGGGTCTGGTTGACCACCGAGCCGTACGCGCTGATCGCGTGCGCGGCGTGGTCGTCGGTCAGGATCAGCACAATGTTGGGGCGCTTGCTGGGTGTCTTCATCGGTTCTCGTCCTGTTGTGAAGCGGTGTTGCGGTGTGGTGGTGACGGCGTGAGCGCGGGTGCCGCGGCGCCAGTGCGTACTGGCGCCGCGGCATCCGGTGCCCGCCGGGGCGGGCGGGTGCTGCGTTACTTCGTGCCGGCGGCGAGGAACAGCTCGCTGGTGAAGTACGTGGCGGGGTCGGCCGGGTCGGTGACCTTGCCTGCGCCCACGAAGTAGTTGTTCATGCCGGTGAGCCAGCTGTGAACGGTGCCGTCCTCGATCAGGGCGTCGAGCTCAGCCGAGTCGAAGTAGGTGACGTTGCCCGCGTCGGTCTTGACGACCTCGGGGTCGAGCTTCATCATCTTCGCGGTGAGCGCGATGACCTCGTCGAGGTTGGCCTTGCGGTAGTCGAGGGCCTCGCGCACGACCTGCAGCACCTTGGTGGTGGCCTCGGGGTTCTCGGCGACGAAGTCGTTGGCGCCGACGAAGCCGGAGGCGAACGCGACGGTGTCCTTGAAATCCTCGTTGGAGGCGAGGATGTTGAGGTCGGGAACCTGCGTCTCGATGGTGCTGATCAGCGGGTACCAGAGGCCGGCGGCGTCGACCTGGCCGGAGGCGAAGGCGGCGACGGCCGTGGCCGGGTCCATGACGACCTTCTCGACGTCGGCGATGGTCATGCCCGCCGACTCGAGGGCGAGGTTGAGGATCATGTCGCCAGAGGTGCCCTCCGGCACGGCGACCGTCTTGCCCTTGAGGTCCTTGATCGACTCGATGCCGGGCTGCGCGATCACGCGGTCGCCGTTGCCGGTGGCGTTGACGGAGATGACCTGGGCCTGGCCGGAGGCGGGCAGCCACATGGCGCCCGGGCCGACGTAGCCGAAGTCGAGGTCGCCGGTGCCGAGGGCCTGGATCTGCAGCGGGCCGTTGGTGAAGACGGGGGTCTCTGCCTTGAGGCCGTACTTCTCCCACAGGCCGAGCTCCGCGGCGATGGCGTGGACGCTGGCGCCGTTGAAGTCGGCGATGTAGCCGAAGGTGATCTCGATGGGCTCCTCGGCGGGAGCGGCGCTCTCGGCACCGCCGCTGCGGGGGTGTCGCCGGCGGCGCAGCCGGTGAGAACGAG carries:
- a CDS encoding sulfatase family protein yields the protein MKTPSKRPNIVLILTDDHAAHAISAYGSVVNQTPRIDEIAALGRRIDHCYCTNALCTPSRASILTGTHSHVNGVTTLDTPIDASQTTFVSLLKAQGYRTGIVGKWHMGEGEGHDPQDFDYWAVLREQGEYFNPQILSADGIRIEPGYATDIITDLSMDWVNSLEGEEPWCLLIHHKAPHRSWEPDEKHQGMYAGQRIPVPATFDDDYAGRSSAAKHATMRVAEYLTMKDLKVAPPEGLTPEELGLWKYQRYMEDYLACVASVDDNVGRVTDWLRERGDFDDTLLMYTSDQGFFLGDHGWFDKRFMYEESILMPLVLSYPNAIEPGEPLEQMVTNVDFAQTILEAAGVEPAERMQGVSFWPQLTHSPDAPTRDGVYYRYYENDDQHHHALAHYGIRTERYKLIYFYNDGMGLPGSSEHVYPPEWELYDMQLDPEELVNVYHSAEYAHVIDELTVQLWQLQASLGDEPHHSQPVPAGLERAEPAA
- a CDS encoding DUF6226 family protein — protein: MSAQEDLFDGPAVPMPEPGGGSFGWAIFSAEADAAPVAVPAPVRHVEGYTPFLAFAREHGVSPAGLAGDPLALLRFAQRHSAALNEDPRLRAAATVFLGNTIAALRTDANWRAIGVGRPGEVGAGRMSFDVGSILDAITAIPPNSAGTVAGSDTPPPEGAAAMLAEWAAAEQDDARDAAAQERRLERLRAWSAPQPAPSGAPRYTRPILPATDYSDTAGQPIPYGNRWGADGPDPDSYSRVSHPERFAGLHTVTNALIDYLQQAYAVSVRRESAVPDAPGGGFDPPLLHAQDDVVEVVRVVPESPDAAPLSFAFTAFPGVFVEAGVLHTFPHPICGCDACDDTVEAQAEELEELVLAVVNGAYAEELGSGPGAEVSHSLVFFDEDGAQTGSRSGSGGAPTTVSAERLAAASATLAALPHGWRAWPRRG
- a CDS encoding aliphatic sulfonate ABC transporter substrate-binding protein; its protein translation is MPASAHHRAVNSDGPNHRRSNEAHCTQARNGRSVRGSRPRSHRLRRRRHPRSGGAESAAPAEEPIEITFGYIADFNGASVHAIAAELGLWEKYGLKAETPVFTNGPLQIQALGTGDLDFGYVGPGAMWLPASGQAQVISVNATGNGDRVIAQPGIESIKDLKGKTVAVPEGTSGDMILNLALESAGMTIADVEKVVMDPATAVAAFASGQVDAAGLWYPLISTIETQVPDLNILASNEDFKDTVAFASGFVGANDFVAENPEATTKVLQVVREALDYRKANLDEVIALTAKMMKLDPEVVKTDAGNVTYFDSAELDALIEDGTVHSWLTGMNNYFVGAGKVTDPADPATYFTSELFLAAGTK